The following are encoded together in the Triticum dicoccoides isolate Atlit2015 ecotype Zavitan chromosome 6B, WEW_v2.0, whole genome shotgun sequence genome:
- the LOC119324891 gene encoding plant-specific TFIIB-related protein PTF2-like, protein MSAVVHTSRLRYKELVKALVHVAQKLLPWGAGVNARNLLLNAPMLLRLMEMRSQSDPSELFLESFAPDIAGIVQVYSSVDEDESKYLQIVPLDVDALDFENSGKEGKESGDLKISEDCLSDAYQNVLKRLSKLKELGKVGKVASRRKQRRIGLELEPWMDSLDDDRTKRMPLEEVADIDIGYDAPPPSFTAGLELQKRRRARIEDAKCRIAAIRKAPAAGTANAIDSPAVHGNEDACPPQKNSRKKLGRKRRDGRDHHIVYGDHLAEMSDAPDSEKKKRKRDPCDGIDWEDCVIELLLLHGANEAEIEQGQYRRPLELHVFSAISGDR, encoded by the coding sequence ATGTCGGCGGTCGTGCACACCAGCCGTCTCCGATACAAGGAACTCGTTAAAGCGCTGGTGCATGTCGCGCAGAAGTTGCTCCCGTGGGGTGCCGGCGTCAATGCCAGAAACCTGCTCCTGAATGCCCCAATGCTGCTCCGGCTCATGGAGATGCGGTCACAGTCTGACCCATCGGAACTGTTTCTTGAGAGCTTTGCTCCGGACATCGCCGGCATTGTGCAGGTGTACTCATCTGTTGATGAGGACGAGTCCAAGTACCTCCAGATTGTTCCCCTGGATGTTGATGCTTTGGATTTCGAGAATTCTGGGAAAGAGGGCAAGGAATCAGGGGATTTGAAGATCTCAGAGGATTGCTTGTCAGATGCTTACCAGAATGTCTTAAAGAGGCTCTCTAAGCTAAAGGAACTTGGGAAGGTTGGGAAAGTTGCTAGCAGGAGGAAGCAGCGGAGGATAGGGCTGGAGCTGGAACCATGGATGGATTCGCTGGATGATGATCGGACCAAGCGCATGCCGCTTGAGGAGGTAGCAGATATTGACATTGGCTATGATGCACCTCCTCCATCGTTTACTGCTGGATTGGAGCTGCAGAAGCGGAGGAGAGCACGAATTGAAGATGCTAAGTGTCGAATCGCTGCAATTAGGAAGGCTCCTGCTGCAGGCACTGCAAATGCAATTGATTCACCGGCTGTTCATGGAAATGAAGATGCTTGTCCACCACAAAAAAATAGCAGGAAGAAGCTGGGTCGAAAGAGACGAGATGGCAGGGATCATCATATCGTGTATGGAGATCATCTAGCGGAGATGTCAGACGCTCCTGACTCTGAGAAGAAGAAACGTAAAAGAGACCCATGTGATGGTATTGACTGGGAAGATTGCGTTATCGAACTCCTTTTATTACATGGTGCAAATGAGGCAGAGATTGAACAAGGCCAATACAGAAGACCGTTGGAGTTGCATGTCTTCAGTGCAATAAGTGGAGACAGATAA